The following is a genomic window from Caldicellulosiruptor danielii.
TCTTTTTTGTAAAGTATTTCAAGAACCTTTGCAAGCCCTCCTGGTTTGTCTTCTACAGCAATCGCAATTACATCTGTTGCTGAAACTGTAAAACCATTTTCTTTTAAAACCTGCAAGGCTAAATCAGGTTTGTTAACAATCAGCCTCAAGATGCCAAAATCGGTTGTATCAGCAATTGACAAAGCCGAGATGTCTATATCGTGCTTACCTAATATCCCTGTCACTTCTGCAAGTCTGCCTGACTTGTTTTCTAAAAAAACTGAAATTTGCTTTACAAACATCCCAATTTACCTCCTACAATAACAAACTTACCACTTTACCTATTATATAAATACCCAACTTTTTTAATTATATTTTTCTCTTGTCAATAACTCTTTTAGCCTTTCCTTCACTTCTTTCAATTGTCTTTGGTTCAACAAGTCGAACCTTTACAGAAATTCCAAGAGTCTCTTCAATAGCCTTTGTTATTTTCTTCTCAAGCTGCTCAAGTTTTTTGACCTCATCAGAGAACATTCTTTCAGAAACTTCCACCAAAACTTCAAGAACGTCAAGATTGTTTACCCTGTCAACAATCAACTGATAGTGTGGTTCAACCTCACCCATCTCAAGCAGGACGCTTTCTATCTGAGATGGGAAGACGTTAACACCACGAATGATTATCATATCATCTGTTCTGCCAATTACCTTTTCCATCCTCACTAAGGTTCTTCCGCACTTGCACCTATCATAGTGAAGAGCAGTTATGTCTCGTGTTCTGTATCTTATAAGAGGAAGTCCTTCTTTTGTAATTGTGGTAAAGACAAGCTCACCATACTCACCCTCACCCAAAACCTCACCTGTTTCGGGATTAATTATTTCAGGTAAGAAATGGTCTTCATTTATATGCATTCCACACTGATATTCACATTCAAACGAAACCCCGGGTCCAATTATTTCTGAAAGACCGTATATATCGTACGCCTTGATATTCAATTTTGATTCTATCTCTTTTCGCATGTTTTCAGACCACGGCTCTGCACCAAATACCCCTGATTTGAGCTTCAATTGAGATTTGTCAACTCCCATCTCTTCCATAGTTTCAGCAAGATAAAGGGCATATGAAGGTGTGCAAGCTAAAACTGTTGTTCCAAAATCTACCATAAGCTGAATCTGTCTTCTTGTATTGCCTGATGAAATTGGTATAACTGATGCACCAATCCGCTCTGCCCCATAGTGAACACCAAGCCCACCTGTGAAAAGACCATAACCATATGCTATTTGGACAAACGAGTGTTTGTCTGCTCCAGCTGCCACAAGTGTCCTTGCCATTACCTCAGACCAAACACCAATATCATGTTTTGTGTATCCAACAACAGTCGGTTTACCTGTTGTTCCAGAAGAAGCATGAATTCTTACAATTTCGCTCAAAGGTACTGCAAAAAGCCCATACGGGTAGTTATCACGCAAATCCTGTTTTGTAGTAAATGGAAGTTTTTTTAGGTCGTCTAAGGTCTTTATGTCTTCAGGAATAATACAAAGTTCTTGCATCTTTTTTCTGTAATACGGCACGCTTGTATATACTCTTTTCACAGTTTCAACAAGTCTTTTGAGCTGAATCTCCTGCAAAGTACTTCTGTCCATGCACTCAATGTGTTCATCCCAATATCTCATCTTTACTTTTCCACCTCACACATTTCTATTCTTCTACCAAGTTCAAATGCTTTTAAATTAATTTCAATAAACTCTCTTTTCACATTCCTCTCTATAGATTTTTTAAACAAAGCTTCATCTATATCTAAAAACCTGCTAAAAAATCCCAGCATCAAGGTATTTTGAACCCTTGAATTTCCCAGAGAAGAAAGTAGCTTTTTAACCTCAACCTTGTAAGCCCTCACACCAATCTCTCGCAATATTCTTTCCACATCTGGATATTCATATGCACCTGTTATCACACTCACAGGGGGAATCTCATAGTCAGAGTATATTAAAGTTCCCTCTTTTTTAAGATATCCAAGCCATCTGAGTGCTTCCAACTTTTCAAACGCTAAAATGAAGTCTGCTTGTGCTATATCAATAAGAGGCGAGAACACCTTTTCAGCCGCCTTAACATATGTAACCACACTTCCTCCTCTTTGTGCCATACCATGAACTTCAGAAATCTTAACATCATAGCCTGTATTTAACAAAACTTCTCCCAATATTTTGCTAAGCAGGATATTACCCTGACCACCTACACCAACAACTAAAATATTAAGTCCTCTTTTCATAAAATCACTGCTCCTTTTGAGTTGAAATTGCTCCAAATTTACACACATTCTCACACATACCACATGCAAGACATAAATTTTCATCAATGGTAGGTTTCTCTTTTATTGAAATTGCGGGACAACCCAATCTCAAGCACAATTTGCAATTTTTACATTTTTCAAAATCAATATATCTTTTCGAAATAGTAAACTTATATCTTCGATGAAGTCTGCAAGGTGCTTTTGCAATCACAACCTTCACACCTGAAACGGCTAAAAGCTTTCTTATTTTCTCGAAATTCTCATTTATCTTATAAGGATTTATCTCTTCTACCACCGAACATCCCAAAACTTTACAAAGAGCTACTAAGTCAAGTTTATAAGTCTCCTGTCCTTTTATTGTATATCCTGTTGCAGGATGGTCCTGATGCCCTGTCATTCCAGTTGTTGAATTGTCCAAAATCATAACAAGTATGTCAGAGCCATTGTACACAGCATCAACAATACCTGTTATCCCTGAGTGAACAAAGGTTGAATCTCCAATTACTGCAATAACTTTTTGCTTTTTATCTGATGCATTTGATATTCCGTGCGCCATTCCAATACTTGCACCCATGCAAATGCAACTGTCCATTGCATTAAAAGGAGACAGTGCTCCTAAGGTGTAACATCCAATATCCCCTGTGATGATAACATCTTTTAGTCTGCTTAAAACATAAAAAATTCCTCTGTGTGGACAACCAGGACAAAGCACAGGAAGCCTTGGGGGAAGCTTTTGTTCTACTTTGTATGGAATTTCAATTTCTTTGGTCTCCACTGCCTTTTTTATAAATGACGGCGAATATTCTCCTGTCAACTTAAAAATTTCTTTTCCTACAATATTGTTTATTCCTATCGCTTTTATGTTCTCTTCCAAAAATGGGTCGAGCTCTTCTACTACATACACCTTTTCAAATTTAGAACAAAAATCTTTTATTAGTCTTTCTGGAAGTGGCCAAACCATGCCAAGTTTCAAAACCCATGCATCAGGATAAGCTTCTTTGACATACTGATAAGCTATCCCTGAAGCAATGAAAGCCATTTTTTGTGTTCCTTGCTCAACCTTGTTGATTTCAATTGTTTCTGAAAGTTCTTTTAAACTCTTTAATCTTTTTTCTACAAATTCATGGCGGGGCCGGGCCATTGCAGGCATCATGACATACTTTTGTATATCTTTTTTGTATTCAAATTCTATTTCTTCTCGCTGCCCTTCTTCCACAACAGATTGAGAATGAGCAACTCTTGTGGTAAGACGCAAAATCACAGGAGTATCAAACTTTTCGCTTATCTCAAAACCAATCTTGACAAAATCAATACATTCCTGACTATCAGCTGGTTCTATTACAGGCACTTTTGCAGCTTTTGCTATATTTCTGGTATCCTGCTCGTTTTGGGACGAATGCATGCCTGGATCGTCTGCAACAGCTATCAAAAGCCCAGCATTTATTCCTGTGTAAGATGCAGTAAAAAGAGGGTCTGCTGCTACATTCAAGCCTACATGTTTCATTGAACAGATGGCACGCCTGCCATAAATAGCTGCACCAATTGCAACCTCAAGTGCTACCTTCTCGTTTGGTGCCCATTCACAATAGATTCCATCATACTGGGCTATCGCCTCTATAATTTCTGTTGAAGGTGTGCCAGGGTAAGCTGTTGCAACTTTAACTCCTGCTTCATAACATCCTCTGGCAACAGCCCAATTGCCAAGCAAAAGCATTTTCAATTTATCTCAGCCTCCACTATTTTTAATTGGTTCTATTTCTCAAATCAATTACTCTTTTTGCCTTTCCAGTAGTTCTTTCAAGAGTCTTTGGTTCAACAAGTTTTACCTTAACATTTAATCCCAATACAGTAAATATCCTATGCTTTATCTTGTTTTCTAATTTCTCAAGTTCAGCATATCTTTCTAAAAGCTTCCCATCTACAAGCTCTACATGAACTTCTAAATCATCTAAATATCCTTTTTTTGTAACAACAAGTTGATAATGTGGTCCTATGCCTTCAATTCCCATCAGAACACTTTCTATCTGAGAAGGAAATACATTGACACCCCGAATTATTAACATATCATCTGTTCTTCCTTTAACAGATGTCATTCTCACATTTGTTCTTCCGCACTTGCAAGGATCATATATCAGTGAGGTAATATCCCTTGTTCTATATCTTATAAGAGGCATACCTTCTTTTGTAATGGTTGTCAGCACAAGCTCTCCTGTTTCTCCTTCTTCAAGAACCTCTCCTGTATCGGGATTTATTATCTCAGGATAGAAATGGTCTTCATTTATATGTAATCCCTCTCTATACTCACATTCACCAGAAACTCCTGGTCCAATTATTTCTGAAAGGCCATAATTCTCTGTTGCAAAAAGTCCCCACTTCTTTTCAATCTCTCTTCTCATCTCAACTGTTGAAGCTTCAGCACCAAAAAGACCCAATCTTAGCTTTATCCTTGTCTTATCGATACCAAGCTCGTTTGCAACCTCGTCCATGTAAAGTGCATAAGATGGTGTACATACCAAAACTGTAGCTCCAAAATCCTGCATAACCATCAGCTGCTTTTCAGTATTGCCACTTGAAATTGGAATTACTGTAGCACCAACTCTTTCCAACCCTTGGTGAAGTCCAAACGCACCAGTAAAAAGTCCGTAACCAAAAGCAATCTGAGCAATATCATGTTCTCTGACACCTGCTGCTGTGACTATTCTTGCAACAACCTCTGTCCACACTTCCATGTCATGTTTTGTATATCCTACAACGGTGGGCTTACCTGTTGTGCCTGAGGAAGCGTGAATTCTAACAATTTTTGAAAGAGGAACGGTAAAAAGACCGTACGGATAGTTTTCTCTCAGGTCATCCTTGGTTGTGAAGGGAAGAAGACGAATATCTTTTAAAGTCTTGATATGATGCGGTTTTACTCCTATCTCATCAAATTTTTTGCGGTAAAAAGGAACATTTTCATAAACCCTTTCTACCGTTCTTTTGAGTCTTTCGAGCTGCAACTCTTCATACTGTTTTCTATTGAGCTTCTCATATTCAGACCATATCATCCCGACCTACCGTCCTTCCTACCTTCTATGTATAAAAGTATTCAAAAACCACAAACTTATTAAGTATTATATCTTAAATATCTTATCTTTTTCAAGCAAAAAAGCTAAAAAAAGACCATGTCAAACCTCACAAAATGTTTGACATGGCTCTACTTTACTATAACAAACTTACCATTTTCAACATCTATATCAATACTGTCACCTTCAACAATAGTTCCTTTTAAAATCTCTCTTGCTATAAGAGTCTCAACATTTTTTTGCAAGAACCTCTTTATTGGTCGTGCACCAAAGTTTACATCAAAAGCATTTTCCATAACAAACTCTTTTGCTCTTTGTGTCAGCCTTATTGATATTCCTTTTTCTGTTAGTTTTTGTTGAATTTCTGCAATTCGCAGGTCAATAATTTTTATAATCTGCTCTTTTGTGAGAGGTTTGAAGATTATAATCTCGTCAAGCCTGTTTAAAAACTCTGGTCTAAAATGTAATTTTAATTCTCTATCTATTAATTTCCGTGTTTCTTCATCTATTTCATCATTTGAAATTTTGGCATTCAAAAGATACTCACTTCCCAAGTTAGAGGTCATTATGATTATTGTATTCTTAAAATCTACAGTTCTGCCCTTAGAATCAGTAAGCCTTCCATCATCCATTATCTGAAGAAGAATATTAAAAACATCTCTATGAGCTTTTTCTATCTCGTCAAAAAGCACAACAGAATAAGGTTTTGTTCTAACAGCTTCTGTAAGCTGGCCTCCTTCTTCATATCCTACATATCCTGGTGGTGCTCCAATTAAACGTGAAACTGAGTGTTTTTCCATATACTCTGTCATATCAATTCTTATCATATTGTTCTCAGAGTCAAATAGAGCTTCAGCTAACGCTCGTGCAAGTTCTGTTTTACCAATACCTGTTGGACCTAAGAACAAGAAGGTACCTATTGGCTTTCTCGGGTCTTTTATTCCAGCTCGTGCTCTCATTATTGCGTTGCATACAGCTTCAATTGCTTCATCCTGACCAATAACACGTCTGTGCAAAATTTTGTCAAGCTCTAAAATCTTTTGCCTTTCTGTCTCTACAAGCTTTGCAACAGGAATTCCTGTCCACTTTGATACAATCTTTGCAATCTCTTCTTCTGTCACTTCCTCTTTTAAAAGTCTTTTTTCTGGTGGTATTTTTTCTAACTCCTGACGTTTTCTATCTAAAGCTTTTTGAAGCTCTATGAGCTTACCATATTTCAGCTCAGAAAGTCTATTTAGGTCATAGCTTCTTTCAGCCTCTTCAATTTGAATCTTAACATTTTCAATCTCTTCTTTGATTCTTCTTACCTCTTTTATTAGCTCTTTCTCATACTCCCACTGAGCAGAAAGCTCATCTGCCCTACTTTGAAGCTGCGCAAATTCTTTTTCAATCTCTTCTATGCGCTGTTGTGCGCTCGGGTTCTCTTCTTTCTGCAAAACATTCTTTTCAATCCTCAGCTGCATAATCTTTCTTGTAATTTCATCCAGTTCTGTGGGCATTGAGTCTATCTCAGTCCTCAAGAGTGCAGCTGCCTCATCAATCAAGTCGATTGCTTTGTCAGGTAAAAACCTATCAGAAATATATCTGTCCGAAAGCTTTGCTGCTGCTATCAAAGCATCATCTGTGATTCGTACTCCGTGATGGATTTCGAATCTCTCTTTAAGTCCTCTCAAAATGGAAATGGTATCTTCAACAGATGGAGGATTTACTAAAACAGGCTGGAATCTTCTCTCAAGTGCAGCATCCTTTTCTATATATTTTCTGTACTCGTCAATTGTTGTTGCACCTATACAATGCAGCTCTCCTCTTGCAAGCATAGGTTTTAAAAGGTTTCCTGCATCCATAGCACCCTCTGCTCTTCCTGCTCCAACTATGTTGTGTATCTCATCAATAAAAAGTATTATTCTTCCTTCTGAAGCAATGATTTCATTTAAAACAGCTTTCAATCTTTCTTCAAACTCTCCTCTGTATTTTGCACCTGCTATAAGGGCACCCAAATCAAGAGCAAAAATTGTCTTGTCTTTAAGCCCCTCTGGAACATCTCCTTTTACAATTCTTTGTGCGAGTCCTTCAACAATAGCAGTTTTACCAACTCCAGGTTCACCAATCAAAACAGGGTTATTTTTTGTCCTTCGCGAAAGAATTTGAATAACCCTTCTTATCTCCTCATCTCTTCCAATAACAGGGTCAAGCTTACCTTTTCTTGCAAGTTCGGTAAGGTCCCGTCCATATTTTTTCAAAACCTCATAAACTTCCTCGGGATTAGGATTTGTAATTCTTTGATTTCCTCTAATTTTATAAAGCTGCTGTAAAAATTTTTCGCGTGTGATTCCATATTTTCTAAATATACTTTTGGCGGAAGGGATATCTGAGTCTATCATAGCTAAATAAACATGTTCGACACTTATATACTCATCTTTGAATTTTTTTGCTTCTTCTTCAGCTTTGATTAAAATTTCA
Proteins encoded in this region:
- a CDS encoding ACT domain-containing protein, whose protein sequence is MFVKQISVFLENKSGRLAEVTGILGKHDIDISALSIADTTDFGILRLIVNKPDLALQVLKENGFTVSATDVIAIAVEDKPGGLAKVLEILYKKDIGIEYMYAFVGKLSDQALVILKVEKADEAIEVLKENNVKILPAEEVYAL
- a CDS encoding phenylacetate--CoA ligase family protein, with protein sequence MIWSEYEKLNRKQYEELQLERLKRTVERVYENVPFYRKKFDEIGVKPHHIKTLKDIRLLPFTTKDDLRENYPYGLFTVPLSKIVRIHASSGTTGKPTVVGYTKHDMEVWTEVVARIVTAAGVREHDIAQIAFGYGLFTGAFGLHQGLERVGATVIPISSGNTEKQLMVMQDFGATVLVCTPSYALYMDEVANELGIDKTRIKLRLGLFGAEASTVEMRREIEKKWGLFATENYGLSEIIGPGVSGECEYREGLHINEDHFYPEIINPDTGEVLEEGETGELVLTTITKEGMPLIRYRTRDITSLIYDPCKCGRTNVRMTSVKGRTDDMLIIRGVNVFPSQIESVLMGIEGIGPHYQLVVTKKGYLDDLEVHVELVDGKLLERYAELEKLENKIKHRIFTVLGLNVKVKLVEPKTLERTTGKAKRVIDLRNRTN
- a CDS encoding indolepyruvate oxidoreductase subunit beta is translated as MKRGLNILVVGVGGQGNILLSKILGEVLLNTGYDVKISEVHGMAQRGGSVVTYVKAAEKVFSPLIDIAQADFILAFEKLEALRWLGYLKKEGTLIYSDYEIPPVSVITGAYEYPDVERILREIGVRAYKVEVKKLLSSLGNSRVQNTLMLGFFSRFLDIDEALFKKSIERNVKREFIEINLKAFELGRRIEMCEVEK
- the iorA gene encoding indolepyruvate ferredoxin oxidoreductase subunit alpha; this translates as MKMLLLGNWAVARGCYEAGVKVATAYPGTPSTEIIEAIAQYDGIYCEWAPNEKVALEVAIGAAIYGRRAICSMKHVGLNVAADPLFTASYTGINAGLLIAVADDPGMHSSQNEQDTRNIAKAAKVPVIEPADSQECIDFVKIGFEISEKFDTPVILRLTTRVAHSQSVVEEGQREEIEFEYKKDIQKYVMMPAMARPRHEFVEKRLKSLKELSETIEINKVEQGTQKMAFIASGIAYQYVKEAYPDAWVLKLGMVWPLPERLIKDFCSKFEKVYVVEELDPFLEENIKAIGINNIVGKEIFKLTGEYSPSFIKKAVETKEIEIPYKVEQKLPPRLPVLCPGCPHRGIFYVLSRLKDVIITGDIGCYTLGALSPFNAMDSCICMGASIGMAHGISNASDKKQKVIAVIGDSTFVHSGITGIVDAVYNGSDILVMILDNSTTGMTGHQDHPATGYTIKGQETYKLDLVALCKVLGCSVVEEINPYKINENFEKIRKLLAVSGVKVVIAKAPCRLHRRYKFTISKRYIDFEKCKNCKLCLRLGCPAISIKEKPTIDENLCLACGMCENVCKFGAISTQKEQ
- a CDS encoding phenylacetate--CoA ligase family protein, whose protein sequence is MRYWDEHIECMDRSTLQEIQLKRLVETVKRVYTSVPYYRKKMQELCIIPEDIKTLDDLKKLPFTTKQDLRDNYPYGLFAVPLSEIVRIHASSGTTGKPTVVGYTKHDIGVWSEVMARTLVAAGADKHSFVQIAYGYGLFTGGLGVHYGAERIGASVIPISSGNTRRQIQLMVDFGTTVLACTPSYALYLAETMEEMGVDKSQLKLKSGVFGAEPWSENMRKEIESKLNIKAYDIYGLSEIIGPGVSFECEYQCGMHINEDHFLPEIINPETGEVLGEGEYGELVFTTITKEGLPLIRYRTRDITALHYDRCKCGRTLVRMEKVIGRTDDMIIIRGVNVFPSQIESVLLEMGEVEPHYQLIVDRVNNLDVLEVLVEVSERMFSDEVKKLEQLEKKITKAIEETLGISVKVRLVEPKTIERSEGKAKRVIDKRKI
- the clpB gene encoding ATP-dependent chaperone ClpB encodes the protein MNMEIFTQSLQTALLDAQNTAIVYKHQEISPEHLHYALVNEDDKLVAKILKNMGIDTELYKRDIEEQLKKIPMVYGPGASTVYVSRYVNEILIKAEEEAKKFKDEYISVEHVYLAMIDSDIPSAKSIFRKYGITREKFLQQLYKIRGNQRITNPNPEEVYEVLKKYGRDLTELARKGKLDPVIGRDEEIRRVIQILSRRTKNNPVLIGEPGVGKTAIVEGLAQRIVKGDVPEGLKDKTIFALDLGALIAGAKYRGEFEERLKAVLNEIIASEGRIILFIDEIHNIVGAGRAEGAMDAGNLLKPMLARGELHCIGATTIDEYRKYIEKDAALERRFQPVLVNPPSVEDTISILRGLKERFEIHHGVRITDDALIAAAKLSDRYISDRFLPDKAIDLIDEAAALLRTEIDSMPTELDEITRKIMQLRIEKNVLQKEENPSAQQRIEEIEKEFAQLQSRADELSAQWEYEKELIKEVRRIKEEIENVKIQIEEAERSYDLNRLSELKYGKLIELQKALDRKRQELEKIPPEKRLLKEEVTEEEIAKIVSKWTGIPVAKLVETERQKILELDKILHRRVIGQDEAIEAVCNAIMRARAGIKDPRKPIGTFLFLGPTGIGKTELARALAEALFDSENNMIRIDMTEYMEKHSVSRLIGAPPGYVGYEEGGQLTEAVRTKPYSVVLFDEIEKAHRDVFNILLQIMDDGRLTDSKGRTVDFKNTIIIMTSNLGSEYLLNAKISNDEIDEETRKLIDRELKLHFRPEFLNRLDEIIIFKPLTKEQIIKIIDLRIAEIQQKLTEKGISIRLTQRAKEFVMENAFDVNFGARPIKRFLQKNVETLIAREILKGTIVEGDSIDIDVENGKFVIVK